Within Gilvibacter sp. SZ-19, the genomic segment AAGAAAGGTCCCAATCGGGATCAGCCTAAAGCAGAAGCAGACAGTTTGCAAGCCTTGCATATGGCGCACTTGGGGCGTATGTACGAATTGGGCTATGCTGACCTTTCCGGACCCTTTGATGATGAAAGCGACATTAGTGGTATAACTGTTTATAACGTACCGACACTGCAAATGGCAGATTCTTTGGCTAATATGGACCCCATGGTCAAGGCAGGGCGCTTGGTCATTGAGATCCACCCATGGTGGGCAGGAA encodes:
- a CDS encoding YciI family protein — encoded protein: MARYLLSLIALGVLVYSCKQEPTADLTVEAAAQKISVAQQKAQLLQDGFEIFDYVDEATGDTIIMQKYFMAFLKKGPNRDQPKAEADSLQALHMAHLGRMYELGYADLSGPFDDESDISGITVYNVPTLQMADSLANMDPMVKAGRLVIEIHPWWAGKGYPLR